The segment TGAATTCCAAATTTATATAGTTAATTAATTACCTAGAATGAGCAAGGCATCAGGGAGAGAGCCAAGGATGGGAAGGAAAAGGCCACCAACAATGCCGGGACCCAATATTTGAAGCAGAAGCTCACTTCCAGTAGACAAGTGAGTGGCGGCCAAATACATCAAATACCCGTACCCGATTATCAGGAACAGGTTACCCGCCCAAGAGCTGGTGCACGGCATGAACCCGTACGTCTGCTCACATTTAATAACCTCCTCCTCCACGTCATCACTATTAATCCTCTCATGAGGCAGCAGAACTGCTGAtaatattgaagaagaagaagaagaagcggtTTCCCCGTCAGAGATTGGATTCGAATCCAATGGACTGCCAGGGAGGATGAAACGACTGCTTCCACCATGAGTTCCGCCGCTGAGGAGGAGGAGAAGGAGAAGACAtgtttggtggtggtggtggctgcGTGTAGGCATGGTCGGTGTTGTTTGACTTTTGGTTTCTAAAGGCTGAGTGAGTGAATGATGGCGATATATGAGTTGAGTTGAGTTGAGCTGAGTGAATGAGCGAGTCCAAGGAGATTTCTGGTTCGAGGGAGGTAGGGGATAACTATGGAGCGAAAACTTGCAGGGATATCTTTCATCTTTATATATGCGTAAAAAATTGTCTCTAGATTACGTAATTAATTACTAATGtccatttcttttctttttttttttctctatGACTGTCTCACATCCGACAGTCGTATGAGCCGACAATCGTAAAAGTCTTTTGTTCTAATTGCACACGAAATGTCAGAGGTTAATCACAGACTTCCGTCAATCgggaaaaaaaaaaagtcaaagtgGAGAAGCGGAATAGATAATTCTTTTTAAAAAAAGGAGCGGAATAAATGAACATGAAATTCGAATAAATCGCGATTTGCGACcaattttttaattaatttttggATTCGTggaataataatattaaatgaatGAATACTTTATGAATACGACATTTAAGCTAATATAGACTTTCTcaatacccaaaaaaaaaaaagtcacaATAACTTCAACCGGCCAAAATTAAGTTCACGCTAGTTATACATGTTCAAAATTATCTACACATTAATGAACTTTTGTATTTATGAAAACGGTTGGAGATACGTATTATAACTAGTGGCAGGTCGacgtttatttaatttatgtattttattttatttgaacATATGATTGTTTATTATTACGATAAAAAACAATGAAAATTGGGACATTAATATAATAATCtaacttataattaaataataaaatgaaTTATGATTATAGAATGAATGGATAGAAAcgtgtatttttattattatactttatattttatttttaatttattttttatttttcgattatatcatattattaattagtatgtaAAGAAATAATATGTAATACAATGTTcaaaaataaatcacaagttaattaTGTACTAAATATAAACTAATATTACCAGTTATTCTTATTATACAAAAAAACTATAAAATGACATATAATATCATAAAATAACAATCATTTTCCTACCAAGTCCAACATATAACAACTTTGCATAACCGATTATTTTATCCTTCTTTTTTAACTCAATAATAAAAATTCTCATTTCAATTCTTATTCAACAATAGATTTCTTAGGCTGTTAAGCCACAGACAATAGCAAATAGAGAAATATAACTATAGACATAACGAATAGTAAAGTTTCATACAGGAGAGTGCGAACTTGAAATGAAAACGTGAGCTCATATGATATCTTTATCCAAACTCAAATCTAGCCTCAATCGCCTTGTTTATAGACTAATATGAGCTATGGCGTTGTCCCACCCTTCTGATAAACGCGCCGTGATTTAAGATCCATGAGTCTTGAATTTCGAGGGACGTGATCTTTGAAAAGGTATAAACTGATGGCGATGAACCCGAATCGTTGTAGATTGCCATCAACCAgccaaatttattttatttttaagaaaaaaaaagagaaaattGAGGTTGCTAAGATAATTTGGATTAACAACAATTTAAATTTGCGTTTAAAATCTAACAGAGTGATTAATTGAAATGAAGAACCCTAATCCCTAAATCAATTAATTTTCATTAGAGATTTCATTTCAGATAGAAAGTAGAAGGAATAAAACAGTAATCTCGAAATCTTCATAAGTTGCATGCAGATAATTTTCAAAACTAGTCATTATAGAAATAATCATTCAAAATGACAAAGTCACCATCATAGAAATAGATCGATTATGAATTATGATTGAGATTTTGGGAATTAGAGTAATATCATTGTTATGTCCCATATGAATTTTATTTCGTTGGTAATTTAAGGAAAAATGGCATAATAAGTGTCCACTCACTCTCTAGAGAGTTATTCGCGGAACAAAATACTCAAATCTATTTTTTTAAATGTTGTCCACTTATTGtgataaaatgataaaattatctttaAAATATAGATACGCGAAGAATATTTTGAAAAAATACTGATGTGTATTTATGTATAACAAATACGTAGCACATTATAGAAAAATATATTATCTCTCTATATAAAGATGATTTCTTCATTAGGATTTTAAATTTCATTCTCTAATCAATCAAAATTAGTTAGGAGTATAGTATCTTATAGAACTTCGAAATCAAAATGAAGATAATGAAATCGTAAAATATCGTGTGAAGATGTAATTCGATGAAACATTATTTAATTCGAGTTAAGAATAGTGAGTCAGTCACGAGTAGAACTAGGGTAGAGTTGACCAATAATGATAGGACAACATCTCCAGTCGGCAAGATGTGAGGATGACACGTGTCCACATAACACGCAAAGTGCCGGATTTCTTTCTCTTGCTAGTGCTAGCTTTCTTCTTCTTAAGGCTTCTGTTAATTAAAAAGTGTTGTACCTAATtaagtacttaataattatattaggCAAAAAAGAAACACGTCTGACCCGAACCCGATGATGCTAATTACACATGGATTTCATTAATTGACGGTTAAGCCATGGTTTTGTAGAAATTGaacagttaaatatatatatatatatattctggccATATGAGGTTTGATGTTGGAACGTCTTTATCGATAAGTTTCGTGGAACTAGTCACAGACAGACTCGGTGATGAATTGTttgtcgggtcgggtcgggtcggtgGTCAAAACTAGACAAGAATAACATTTCTATTGCTGATCAGTCGTCATCCTTAAACACGTGTACAATGAGTTCCAATTAAAAGGAAGGATTTATACTGTAGAAAGAAATACGAATTTGGCGGTGAGCCCAAAATCACAAACAAGATCAACATTGGGTCTAAACTAAAATTATTTGGTCCAAAATTGACAGTTCAGTTCAGTTATGGGGCCCGGTTTATCGTCATGATAAGCTTGAAACTAATCAAATTTAAGGAGGCCCATAACTTTAGACCCATAAACGGAAGATTGGGCCGGCTCGTTCATGCATTTTACGATGAAGCAGTACTGAACCGTTTGACTAGTTCAAGCCACCCGTCAATTCTAGTCCAAATAAATCGAAAAGTTTATGATTAGAAGAAGAAAGGAAAGCTAATCTATTTTAAGAATGAGTCAGTGTAATCTCGCTATAGGTCGAATTCGATCGTTTAAACGTCATATATGATTGAATTTGATTTCGACCCGAGTCGAACCCAAACTAGGCCGGACGCCAGGTCAACTTGCATGGACTGAATTAATGTTGAAACCATTCACTACATGTATTTCATGGTAAAACTATTTTTTTGGGTATTGTGAGACTAATATCTCATTTTAGTACATGAAATGATAAGAAATTAATTATAAAGTTTTTTCATTGCAGAGAATGGGGATTTAACCCCTATCGACCGATTAAGGGATCATAGTAAAACAATTGACCTATAATGGAAGAAGAAATCGGAAACAGATGAATTTCAATTCAATTTTGTTTTTACAATTGCCCAGAAATATTACGAAataagaacaaaaaaaaaattacagaAGAGAGTCACTTTCAAGAAATACAAAAGTCAAACAATCAAGCGAGCCATCGACCAGATTAAGTAATTCCTATCTAAGTTTAACTGATCCCAGTCCCGGACACACCCAAACCCAGACTTATCTTTTTCCTGTTTTTCTAATGAACCCAAAAATTACAAAGCCCACCACCTTTTGTCTCCCAATAATCAATATCCCAAATaaagaaagcaaaaaaaaaaagtttaaattaAATCAAATTAATCAGGATAAATCAATATCATGAGCCACGTGGCGTTCATCTAACAAATCTTAGAACCATGTCAAAAGCTTATGTGGTCCCCACACTGATGGAGAAGAAAAAACACATCACGTGAAAGTCTCTCAATGTCCCAACCCAAAGTCAGCAGTTTTAGAATATTCACTTGTCTCTCTCAGTTTAGATGCTCCTCCTCTTTCTCCGTACAATCCATTGGCTGCGGCTGCTCCGCCGCCGTAGCCTGTGTTCCTCCTCCGTTCGCGGCGGTCGGAGTGGtggcattattattattactactattaatgaTCTTCTTCATGCTCTGCTGCTGCTGATAAATCTGCCTCAACCTCTCTATTTCCTTCTTCAAAGCCTCTTGATGAGCTGCCAAATTTAGTATATATAGTTCATAATTTAAGAAATGATAAATTATATAATACTCCCGTATGCAAATTTCGGGCCGAAATTGTAATATTAACTTAATcgattaataatttaatatctatATTAAAAAGGTGTATAATCTCCACCGGAGATAGTATAACATTTTTATTAGTACGATTTTATGATGtgaataattttatttatttattttaatacatGAATAACTTTATTTATTATACCTAACCGAATTTAAGGAAGAAATTAGTGATTACTACGGAGTATAAGAAGTTAGTTACCATCTTTAAATATTTTGTCCTGAGCCAAAGCAGCAATGCGTTGCTTTAAAGCACTATTATCCACGTTCAGGATTAACCTCTGATGATCCAAGAATGATACCCTCGGCGACAATGCAGATACTTCACTCTTCAATTCATTAAAAAGGAAATTAAGAATTAAAATGTAGATTAATTAAGattttaattaattaaactctacaTAATGAgagattaattaataattaattaatgtacGCATAGTTCTAGAAACTAACCTGTAATGATGTTACACTTCGTTCTAGCTCTGAGATGTACTGAAGCTTCCTCACTCTGGACCTCTGAGCAGATTGTCGATTCGCTAAAATTCTAGTAATTAatcaattaaaagatatttattaatatagtatatttgataatcattaatttaataattttttaataaaatttgttttaaatatttttttatgaaatttttaaatttttttttcaattttatctttaaatatttataatttttaaataataaataataagtagaaataattttttttttattaatttttttttaatgattCGTAATTTTCAACACTTAAAGTGGATTGAAAGGAGAACTTTACATTAttcataattatattttatttagaGTTAATTGTAATTACCTCTTGACCCTCTTTGGATCAATCACGAGATCGCCATTAGAATTGTAATTCAACGATTGCTGTTGATTTGCTTGAGACTCGAGGAATAATTGGCATGAACTCTCTACTTCTCCTGGCTCTGTTTTGGTCTGTGGCTGATCCAAATCGGACGGTGTAGGTTTCTGCTGATCATCATTGTTGCTATTCTGATCGGACGGGGTAGAAGGGTTCGACATAGGCGGCGGCGGTGGTGGCGGCGGGGGTGTCAGTCCCATATCGTCTGAGAACATCGACATGAGCTGCTCATCGTCAATGCGGTCGAAACCGTTGGCTTCCTCCTCCTCCTCCGCCGCCATGTGGTGGTTATTGGTGGACGACGTCGTCGATGAGTTCTGACACTCCTCCCCAAATGGTATCTCCAGGAATGCGATGGAATCGCTGGCGGACCGCCTGTGGGACCCACGCTTGACGGAAGAGAAGTCTAGGAATTCGTCCATCCACGACGGCTGTTGGTTGTTGGCGGCGGGGGCGGGGAAGTTGGGCAGtttctggtggtggtggtggtgagaaAATGGGTGCCAATTTTGAGTCATGACAGTAGGAGCTCTAGGAGGCAATTGCGCCATTTTCCCTCTAAACTATTCTATTGTATTGGCCGCAAAAATGTTATAATGTGGTTGAGAAATTTTGATTTGAATTATAATTGTGGAAATGAAGGGTATTTTAGTCAAATGAAGATCCGAATTAAACCGGGTTAGTATTATTACTAACTGTAGTAAAGGGCATCGATCCCATTGTTGTGGGTCACATGGcggaataaaaatgaattatttacAAAAATAAACGGAAAACATAAACTGTAAATAAAATTATTGATGTCTGCGGACAATGTAAACAAAAATAAGAAGATCGAATTCTGTGTTTACGATTATGAGGGAAGAACAAAGTCGAAAACATAGTGTTCGACTATGCAATTAAACATACTATTTAAATTGTTTCACCTATTTACaaaaagtacttttaagttttgatAAAACAACAAAATAGTCCCTTCATTATGAATATTGTTTTACGTAACCAATTAATCGATTCAAAACAAAAAATACTAATATCCAAAGGCATGATAGAAGTTTATGAAGACCACATACAACATCTTCAAGGATTAATAAGAGCACATCATAGGATGAAAACAATACATTACGCAGGTTATCTTATAAATCAATATGAACAcactagacaaacattaaaaaagGAAAAAGAATATCTAAAAACCTTAGAAACGCTAAAAGTACAATTAGAAACTACATAATGGCATTAACATCTGATATAGTAAAAATAAAAGAAGATTTAAAAGATattagaaatgaattaaatgaaaaaTTAAATAATCTAGAAAATATGATTATAGAAAATAAAAAGACTATTGAAGAATCGTTTTCTACAATGAATGAATATATAAATCAACATAAATCAAAAGATATATATCAAGAAATTAATGATTCAAAAAATTGTCTTAAAAATATTAAAGATTTATTAGAGAATCAGAATGAAAAAAATTTTCAGGAAGAGGGAGATATTATAGAAAGATTAAACGAAGAGTTATACAAATTTGAAAAACTAAATTCAGAAAAAGGAAAATCTATAATTCAATACCCGAATATCCAACAAGAAATCATTATTACAAAACCTAAAAGAATAATTACTCTAGAATTACCTCGAAGAATTATATGATGGAACAAGAAAATATATCCGACCAAATATCAGAAGTTAGGCAACTTCTATCCCAACTAAAAATtattgaagaagaaaaagaaacttATGAGCATAAAAATTACAATATAGATGATGATAAAGAAGAAGTAGTATATGGGTATGAATCAGAAGATGATTTACCATTTAGAATGAAACTAGAGGAAATTCCAGAATCAACTTCAGGACATAAAAGAAGAAGAGAATTTTATCATAATGATTATATGAATGAAAAAGGATATACTAAACAAAATGACAAATGGAAAAAATTTCCTGACGAATATACACCatcaattaaaactaatatagacaTTCTAAACCTAGACTGTGTTCAAAATAAAGAAGAGGCTTTAACTCTTTGGATGAATAATACAGGATTATTAATTCAACTAGAAAAAATATTTCAAGATTTTAATCCTAATCTAGTCTGGacctttgttacttacaaagtaACAGGATCTGTTAAAAACTATTTACAGACTCTATCACAAGCACAAATAGAAATCTTACTAAGAGAAAAAACAACAAATTCAGAAGTTTTCTTCACATTAGTAGATACCATAAATAGAGAATTCCTAGAAAAAGATGATGTAGATAAGAAAAAAGCAACTGAAGCTGCTGAAGCAAAAAAGCTTTATGGCATCTTAATAACATACAAATTTGCAATATGTGTGATTTAGAACCCTATACATGTGAATTTCAAAAATACTATTATAAATTACCTGCAGAATCTAGAGAGACTCATAAAGAAACTTACTTAAATAAATTACCATGGCCACTTAATAAAGCTATAAAAGACATATTTATATCAGAAATAGCGAATAATAGAATAGCTAATACCTTAGGAGGAGCCATTGAGGTAACCCAAAACTATATAGTCGAGCAATGCTTGCAGCGGTCTATAAAGAAACAACTTAAACACCCTACTGGACAACTATGTTGTAAAAATAATCCAAGAATACCAGGTAATTATGGCTGTaataaagaaagaagaagaaaaattataAAGAAATATAGATGGAGAAAATTTCcgaaaaataattataaaaaatataactataagaaaaataattttaaaAGAAAAAAGTTTTTTAAGAAAAAATCACCttataaaaaagaaaaatattGTCCCGAAAATAAAAGAACATGTAGATGTTGGCTTTGCAATGAAGAAGGTCATTATGCAAACAAATGTCCTAATAAAAGAAAGACTGAAAATAAAGAAAAACTAAAAATCTTAAATATAGCAATAGAAAATCATTTAGAACCAATAGAAGATTCAGATTCCGAAATAGAAGAAATATATGAATTACTATCTGACAGTAGTCAACCTAATAGTTCGGAAGAAGAATATTCATCTTCAGATGAATAAACCCAATCCGAATTGTACATTTATAGAAATAAAATACAAAGAAAAGTCTTACGATGCATATATTGATACAGGAGCAACCTTATGTTTTGCTTCGGCAAAAATCCCATTTCAATGGAATAAACTTCAAAAACCAAAAAACCACTAGTTATATCAATAGCAGATGGTAGTAAACATCTTATTTGGAAAGCATCAttctttaataaaataaaaataagaaattatACATTTATAGTACCATCAATATACCAACAAGAATCAAGATTATCTATAATAATAGGAAACAATTTCCTAAAACTATATCAACCATTTTGTCAGTACCTACATCATATAGAACTAACTGCACCATCTTATAAAAATCAGAAAAGTACAGTTATAAAAATACCGATACTAGTAAAATTAAATAAGCTACAAATTACTCAAAAActtaaggttattaatgaaagacTAGGTATACCAGATGATTTACAAAAAGATATAGAAAATTTATTAGAAGATGTATGTAGTGATAATCCATTAgatcaaaataaaaataataaccaAGAGTTAATAGAAATAAGATTGAAAGACCCTAATCAAGAAATCAATGTAGAAAATAAAATCCCATATTCTAAGATTGATGTTGAAGAATTCACAAAAGAATGTGCTGAACTACTAGAAAGAGGAATACTAGAAGAATCTACTAGTAGGCATGCTGCATCCGCATTTTATGTAGAAAACCATAATGAAATAAAACGAGAAAAAAGAAGAATGgtaatcaactatacaaaaatgAATGAAGCAACAATAGGAGATGCTTACCTAGAAAAGATTATATACTTCAAAAGATTAAAGGAAGTCATTGGTTTAGTACTTTAGATGCTAAATCAGGATTTTGGCAATTAAGGTTACATGAAAACACTAAACCATTAACAGCTTTTACGTGTCCTCCCATAAACACTATCAATGGACAGTTTTACCATTCGGATTAAAACAAGCACCAGGAATTTATCAAAGATTCATGGATAAAATCCTTAAAGGATTGGAAGACTTCTGCTTAGTATATATTGATGATATATTAATCTATACAAGCAATACACTAGAAGACCATTACCAAAAACTAAAAATAGTCCTAGAAAAAGTAAAAGAAAAAGGTCTAGTTTTAAGTAAAAAGAAAGCAATAATTGCTAAAAATGAAATAGACTATTTAGGATTAACCATATCAGGAAATGGAGAGTTAAAACTACAAGATAATGTAATAAAGAAATTAAATAACTTCCCTTCAAAAATCGAAAATAGAAAACAATTACAAAGATTCTTAGGATCTTTAAATTACATTTCTGATCAAGGCTTTTTTAAGTCTCTAGCAAAAGAACGGAAACAATTACAAAAGAAATTAAGCACAAAAGTCCCATGGACTTGGGATGTTCGTGATACTAATACTATTGATAAGCTGAAAAATGCTTGCAAAGATCTTCCAAAATTATACAATCCGCAAAGTGATGATAATCTGATTGTGGAAACAGACGCCTCTCAAGAAACTTGGGCTGGCTGTATGAAAGCAAAACTAAATATACAGACTGAAAAGTCAAAAATAAACAAGTCGAAAGACTATGCAAATATATATCAGGAACTTTCTCAGAAGCTGAGCAAAGATATCCTATTCATGAGAAAGAGACACTTGCTTGTCTCAAAATAATGAGAAAAtggagaattgaacttcttcccaaAGAGTTTGAACTCCGTACTGATAGTAAATACCTTACAGGATTCATAAAATATAAAATTCGAAGCAACTTCAATCAAGGAAGATTAATTCGGTGGTAGCTAGAGCTACGTCAATTCCCGGCAGTCATAAAATACATAAAATCAGAAAACAACGTCATAGCAGACACTTTGACAAGAGAATGGAAGAAATCGTCAAAGGAATGATGGATCAGATAACTATCATTAGAAAAGAAATTGAAGAACGACAAAAGAAAATAGCTCAACTTGAAGTAGCCATAATTCAACTTGGAGGAAAAATCCAACCATCAGAGTCAACTAGCAAAAGCGTGGTGGACCCAGTATCAACAAAAATAGCAACAACAATTGGATCTTCATCCAAGACGAACTCATCAATTATTCCCCCAACACTACAATATGATACTACAAAATCGTCCCAGACAAAATACTATGCAATACTGAATGGCCCTATGAAAGGAGTTTATGATCATTGGCACAAGGTTTCTGCCTTTTTCACTGGTCAGTCCAATATCCAACATAAATCATTCCCAACTAGAGAAGAAGCCCAAAAAGCTTATGAGGAGTATCAAGCCCAGGAAAAAATTCCCCACTATAAATCCAAACTTCTTTTCCCATCATCATCCTCAAATATTCCCCAAAGAAGGCTCACCACCATAGGAAAAATTCCATCATTAATCTCTAGCATCCCTACTAGAGAAGAAAAAGCCAGAGCCAAACAATTATCCCCACTAACATTTAATGAGTGTTATTCAATGCTCATCAACTATACAGAAAAAGAAATGAGTAACCAATACTTCTACCCAATAGCCAGGATAAATTCTAGCCCAAAAGCTATTTTCATCCCAGGAGCAAATCCAATGACCGTATACAGATTTTTTGTCCATGGACTAATAGACACTATCTATCTAGATAATACCACGGAGCTCTCAGAATGCACCCCTAAACTACTCCAAACTGTTAGGAATTACATAGACAATATGGCTAAAAACAGGagaatatacgtaaaaatatatagttcTTTCCCTGTATTTGATGAAGGAAGAGCTATCGTTCCAAGTTACGCAGCAATAGAATTAGGAATCTCTAATGGAAACTATCCGCCTAGAGAAGATAAATTCTGTCAGGAATTAACTAATATCGAAGAATTAAATGGAAGATATCTAGCAGGAATGCTAAGAGAAACTTCAAAAATAGGAGGAAACAGTCATCGCTTCATCAACTACAAATCGGAAAATATAATCATATACTCAAAATTCAGCAAGAAGATAACTGATGAAGGAATAATAGCCATACAAAATTTCGAGGAACCATTTAATGACTTCTCGGGACCACTAGAAAAATTACCGCAAAAGACAAGAGAAGTAATATGCATGCTTTTCAAAAGCAATGAAGACAAAGAATCAACAGGAACAGCAAGCACAATAATAGAAGAAGATGAAGACAAGAAATTTCCACCACTTAGCAAAAAGGAGAATCCAATGCCATCCACCAGCTAAAGCAAGATGTAGACACCATTGTCTTCTTGCAATAAGTGAATGTATAACGTAAGCCCTGATGTAAATTTTTAAGGGCACCAATAATGTAACATATAATGTAATATCTAGGGGTATTAAGTGGAATATAGTCCACTTTCTGTGTGTATAAATATGTACCCTCTGGTTCACTTAGAACGCAGAGTTTTCGGAAGTGAAATAAAATTCTCCTTTGTTGATAACAAAGTAAACGTTTTGATTTCCCGTTTGTAGGAAGTCTGTTCTACTATCAAATACTCAAACATCATATAAAAATACTACAACCAATCACAAAAAACATCAAGCAATCTATCATCAAGGAATCAAGAAATATCTCCAGCAAAAGCGCTAGCAAAAAGCATTCACAAGAGCTTCAGGTATGGATTCACCAACTAATACACTCAATTTATATTTGGACTCACCTATAGATTCAATTGATGCATCCTTATTAGATAATCTTAGTACCAGAGAGCTATTTGCTTTACAAAACGAAACAAATCAAAAAATAACTCAATTACAAGAAATAATTGCTGACTATAAACAACAAATAGATAAAAGATCTATTAAAGAGATAGAAATATCATTCAGAAGACTACTACCTTCTGAATTAGCCAAAGAAATAACAGCTAGACATGAAGCAAATCTATCTTCGTTGATAGATAATTCTTATCAAAAGATAGAAGAAAATATGGATATGTTAACACATATCGAAATTCAACTAGAGTATTTGTATGAGACTAATACGTACTATGACACTGAAGTATTGGAAGCAGATTTGTCAGACCAATCTATTTAGATTGTATTAAATATCTGTATCTTAttaataaaaatctatttatctaGCCAATTATtcaattttcatcaatttaatCCGCGTAACAAAAAATTTTGATATCAGAGCTAGAAATAAGAAAATGAGTTATATTCACAACATAGCACAAGGAATATATGTAATGAAATTAGAAAAAGATAGTCCAGATCTAAATAGTTTAATAGATTATTGTGAGGAATATATAGGAAGGTGCTTCAACGACCTTAGAATTATTATGGAATTAGAATCTGAAAATAATGAAAATATTAGAGCTTTAAATAAATTACGATCAGAATTATCACGAAAATTGATCTCTACTGCATTATGTTAGAACAACTTAGACTATATAATAGCTAAAAAATGGAAAAAgagataacttcatcttcatcaaCAATTAATACCATAGACTATTTAGATCTACAAGAAGAAAAAGGAACCTTCAAAAGAGATAttttagttaataaaaatataattaaaagaattaaaaaagaaaaattaaATCTTAAAGAAGGACAAGATATAAAAAAGTCTTTAAGAAACTTATTAAGTAGAAAAAATATACTCTATTTTGGAAAAATAACCGCCGAATATCCAATAGAAATTTCAACCACAACAGGATAAACAAGTATACCTATTATAAATGGTAGAGAAATAAAAGAAAAAATTGATAAACTAAatataaaagaagaagatagaaataAAATAGGTTATATTCACATATCGACTGTTCAAATCTTAATTAAATCAACATTCATGGAAGGAATAGATTCGCCGATAAGATTAGCTATCTGTGATGACAGAATTCAAGATCCACGAGATAGAATAATAGGAATAGTAAATGGTAATCTAGCAtatacaaaactaaaatttaatgtaTCACTACAACTAGGAATACCTTTATGCACAGAAAATCTAGATAGATCATTAATAATAGCATATAAATTTTATAGGGATAATTTAATGGCTAAAGAAGACTATCCATTCACAATAACTTATGAAATAGGATATGCACTATCTAATAGTCATCATAGTATACAATTTAAAGATAAAGATAAAATATATCTAGAAGATCTATTTGGCATAACAGCTAAAGTAGGAACAATAAAAACAACACCTATTAGTTCAATACCTAGAATAGATAATACA is part of the Rutidosis leptorrhynchoides isolate AG116_Rl617_1_P2 unplaced genomic scaffold, CSIRO_AGI_Rlap_v1 contig39, whole genome shotgun sequence genome and harbors:
- the LOC139883379 gene encoding basic leucine zipper 6-like — protein: MAQLPPRAPTVMTQNWHPFSHHHHHQKLPNFPAPAANNQQPSWMDEFLDFSSVKRGSHRRSASDSIAFLEIPFGEECQNSSTTSSTNNHHMAAEEEEEANGFDRIDDEQLMSMFSDDMGLTPPPPPPPPPMSNPSTPSDQNSNNDDQQKPTPSDLDQPQTKTEPGEVESSCQLFLESQANQQQSLNYNSNGDLVIDPKRVKRILANRQSAQRSRVRKLQYISELERSVTSLQSEVSALSPRVSFLDHQRLILNVDNSALKQRIAALAQDKIFKDAHQEALKKEIERLRQIYQQQQSMKKIINSSNNNNATTPTAANGGGTQATAAEQPQPMDCTEKEEEHLN